The Deinococcus koreensis genome window below encodes:
- a CDS encoding MBL fold metallo-hydrolase RNA specificity domain-containing protein: MHLKSFGAACTVTGSMHLLSFGSGQQLLIDCGLFQGGDEMEARNRETFDFDVRGLEAVILTHAHLDHVGRLPLLVRGGFQGPIHCTAPTAALAETVLLDSARLQEDGYRQDLRHARRQGREAEVLPPLYEEEDVHRTLALLRADLEFGQTTTIAGLKVTPERAGHILGSAYLRLDTPDGRLIMSGDLGNRESGLQLDFTPPPEADVVVIETTYANRSHRPWPETLTEFRDALRDAVRANGKILIPSFAIERAQTLLYTLKSLMDAGEVPRIPVFLDSPMATRATNEYFEFGDELIPPVRDALRAGEDPFRPSTLHVVPTSAESQRLNRYDGPAIIMAGNGMMTGGRIQHHLKHHLWKPSTSLIIVSYQSPSSLGGRIVQGADHVRIMGEDIAVQAHVHTIGGFSAHADQDDLLAFLSTTGRPHVWLVHGESEVMDAFLPVLEQRGLKGDLVPNRQSVDLRGPGFAGGRPPGLVLEGSTDAARATGGE; the protein is encoded by the coding sequence CTCAAGAGTTTTGGCGCGGCCTGTACGGTCACCGGCAGCATGCACCTGCTGAGCTTCGGCAGCGGCCAGCAGCTGCTGATCGACTGCGGCCTCTTCCAGGGCGGCGACGAGATGGAGGCCCGCAACCGCGAGACCTTCGATTTCGACGTCCGGGGCCTGGAGGCCGTGATCCTGACCCACGCCCACCTCGACCACGTGGGCCGGCTGCCACTGCTGGTTCGGGGAGGCTTCCAGGGCCCCATCCACTGCACGGCGCCCACCGCCGCGCTGGCCGAGACCGTGCTGCTCGACTCGGCCCGATTACAGGAGGACGGCTACCGTCAGGACTTGCGCCACGCCCGCCGCCAGGGCCGCGAGGCGGAGGTGCTGCCCCCGCTCTACGAGGAAGAGGACGTTCACCGCACGCTGGCCCTGCTGCGCGCCGATCTGGAGTTCGGGCAGACGACCACCATCGCGGGCCTGAAGGTCACGCCCGAGCGCGCCGGGCACATCCTGGGCAGCGCCTACCTGCGGCTGGACACCCCGGACGGCCGGCTGATCATGAGCGGCGACCTGGGCAACCGCGAGAGCGGCCTGCAGCTCGATTTCACCCCGCCCCCCGAGGCCGACGTGGTGGTCATCGAGACGACCTACGCCAACCGCAGCCACCGCCCCTGGCCCGAGACCCTGACCGAGTTCCGCGACGCCCTGCGGGACGCGGTGCGCGCCAACGGCAAGATCCTGATTCCCAGTTTCGCCATCGAGCGCGCCCAGACGCTGCTGTACACCCTGAAGAGTCTGATGGACGCCGGCGAGGTGCCGCGCATCCCGGTGTTCCTGGATTCTCCGATGGCGACCCGCGCCACCAACGAGTATTTCGAGTTCGGCGACGAGCTGATCCCGCCCGTGCGGGACGCCCTGCGCGCCGGCGAGGATCCCTTCCGGCCCTCCACGCTGCATGTGGTGCCCACCAGCGCCGAGTCGCAGCGCCTGAACCGCTACGACGGCCCCGCGATCATCATGGCGGGCAACGGCATGATGACCGGCGGGCGCATCCAGCACCACCTCAAGCACCACCTCTGGAAGCCCAGCACCAGCCTGATCATCGTGTCGTACCAGTCGCCCAGCTCTCTGGGCGGGCGCATCGTGCAGGGCGCGGATCACGTGCGGATCATGGGCGAGGACATCGCGGTGCAGGCGCATGTGCACACCATCGGCGGCTTCTCCGCGCATGCCGATCAGGACGACCTGCTGGCCTTCCTGAGCACCACCGGCCGCCCGCACGTCTGGCTGGTGCACGGCGAAAGCGAGGTCATGGACGCCTTCTTGCCGGTGCTGGAGCAGCGAGGCCTGAAGGGCGACCTCGTGCCGAACCGGCAGAGCGTCGATCTGCGCGGCCCCGGCTTCGCGGGCGGCCGCCCGCCGGGGCTGGTGCTGGAGGGTTCCACCGACGCCGCCCGGGCGACCGGCGGCGAGTAG
- a CDS encoding DUF3105 domain-containing protein: MKRAALPLLLLTLSACGSKGIEGLQTFTYAPGDHRSGSLVYSENPPAGGPHNPSWQNCGVYSQPLYNEYAVHSLEHGAVWITYRPDLEAAQVETLKKLVEGRSYTLLSPYEGLPTPIAASAWGAQIKVEKADDSRLKAFLDKYEQGATAPERGAACLGGYGGTR; encoded by the coding sequence ATGAAGCGTGCCGCCCTGCCCCTCCTGCTCCTGACCCTGAGCGCCTGCGGTTCCAAAGGCATCGAGGGCTTACAGACCTTCACCTACGCCCCGGGCGACCACCGCAGCGGCTCGCTGGTCTACAGCGAGAACCCGCCGGCCGGCGGGCCGCACAACCCGAGCTGGCAGAACTGCGGGGTCTACAGCCAGCCGCTGTACAACGAATACGCCGTCCACAGCCTGGAGCACGGCGCGGTCTGGATCACCTACCGCCCCGATCTGGAGGCCGCGCAGGTGGAGACCCTGAAAAAGCTGGTCGAGGGCCGCTCCTACACCCTGCTCAGCCCCTACGAGGGCCTGCCGACCCCCATCGCCGCCAGCGCCTGGGGCGCGCAGATCAAGGTCGAGAAGGCCGACGACTCCCGCCTGAAGGCCTTCCTCGACAAGTACGAACAGGGCGCCACCGCCCCCGAACGCGGCGCCGCCTGCTTGGGCGGCTACGGCGGCACGCGCTAG
- a CDS encoding DUF6683 family protein, whose amino-acid sequence MPRRLLTLTRLLALGLLLLPGVPASAQGGSPAQLSGSVFKLFGQVGGTPATPVSPTPASPTPVNLDALKFRPSAEVRQRAIAAFLNTVDEQSPEVGAEFQKVFASTDFFAGLEGQARALFGLSTSNLADTWALYWAYSWLLSQGRSDDPTRAQVAGLRAQMGALMLKLPEVRAYSEARRQEISDTLMLQLTLYSVLSEGWKDDPASLKEFGQGIARSSRTLGLDLNQVTLTPQGFVPRK is encoded by the coding sequence ATGCCCAGACGGCTTCTGACCCTCACGCGGCTCCTGGCCCTCGGCCTGCTCCTGCTTCCCGGTGTGCCTGCGTCGGCGCAGGGGGGCAGCCCCGCGCAGCTCTCGGGCTCGGTCTTCAAACTGTTCGGTCAGGTGGGGGGGACGCCGGCCACTCCGGTCAGCCCCACGCCAGCCAGTCCCACGCCGGTCAACCTGGACGCATTGAAGTTCAGGCCGTCGGCCGAGGTGCGCCAGCGGGCCATCGCCGCGTTCCTGAACACGGTGGACGAGCAGAGCCCGGAGGTGGGCGCTGAATTCCAGAAGGTCTTCGCCAGCACCGATTTCTTCGCCGGGCTGGAGGGGCAGGCCCGCGCCCTGTTCGGCCTGAGCACCAGCAATCTGGCCGATACCTGGGCCCTCTACTGGGCTTATTCCTGGCTGCTCTCCCAGGGCCGCAGCGACGACCCGACCCGCGCCCAGGTGGCCGGACTGCGGGCCCAGATGGGCGCCCTGATGCTGAAGCTGCCCGAGGTCAGGGCCTACAGCGAGGCCCGCCGCCAGGAAATCTCCGACACCCTGATGCTGCAGCTCACGCTCTACAGCGTGCTGAGCGAGGGCTGGAAGGACGACCCCGCCAGCCTGAAGGAGTTCGGCCAGGGCATCGCCCGGAGTTCGCGCACGTTGGGCCTGGATCTGAACCAGGTCACGTTGACCCCGCAGGGCTTCGTGCCCAGAAAGTAG
- the obgE gene encoding GTPase ObgE, translating into MAFRDVLNIEVAAGNGGDGSMSFHRAKYMEKGGPDGGHGGKGGDIILRAIEGVESLERLVGRRKFKAENGAYGEGRLRQGSDGLDVYIEVPVGTTAFDEDSGKVIADLVKVGQEKVIARGGPGGRGNSTFTSSTRQAPRFAELGVPGQKRRVRLELRLIADVGLVGYPNAGKSSLLAATSRANPMIADYPFTTLSPILGVVTRDNQDERFTMADIPGIIEGASEGKGLGLEFLRHISRTRLLVYVLDVTRDPVGELRALQAELTAYDPTLLENVALVALNKVELVEADLATMVEDELATLGLPVLKVSAKEGLGLDELRETIFQMMPDRELWAQRNALEIEPNIVVEAPLTVVFREDPPARGVGIVTTGQNERVWEVHGGGFEERIVRFSRYLEDASEYLGGVFKRQGLYNALKRAGAREGDTVEIGPHRFEYFDEEEGRS; encoded by the coding sequence ATGGCTTTTCGAGATGTCTTAAACATAGAAGTGGCGGCCGGCAATGGCGGCGACGGTTCCATGAGCTTCCACCGGGCCAAGTACATGGAAAAAGGTGGCCCCGACGGTGGGCACGGCGGCAAGGGTGGCGACATCATCCTGCGCGCCATCGAGGGTGTGGAGTCGCTGGAGCGGCTGGTGGGCCGGCGCAAGTTCAAGGCCGAGAACGGCGCCTACGGCGAGGGCCGGCTGCGTCAGGGCTCCGACGGGCTGGACGTGTACATCGAGGTGCCGGTGGGCACCACCGCCTTCGACGAGGACAGCGGCAAGGTGATCGCCGATCTCGTGAAGGTCGGCCAGGAGAAGGTCATCGCGCGGGGCGGCCCCGGCGGGCGAGGGAACTCGACCTTCACGAGCAGCACCCGGCAGGCCCCGCGCTTCGCGGAACTGGGGGTGCCCGGCCAGAAACGCCGCGTGCGCCTGGAGCTGAGGCTGATCGCCGACGTGGGGCTGGTCGGCTACCCGAACGCCGGCAAGAGCAGCCTGCTGGCCGCCACCTCGCGCGCCAACCCGATGATCGCGGACTACCCCTTCACGACCCTCTCGCCGATCCTGGGCGTGGTCACGCGGGACAACCAGGACGAACGCTTCACGATGGCCGACATCCCCGGCATCATCGAGGGCGCCTCCGAGGGCAAGGGGCTGGGGCTGGAGTTCCTGCGCCACATCAGCCGCACCCGCCTGCTGGTCTATGTGCTGGACGTGACCCGTGACCCGGTGGGCGAACTGCGCGCCCTGCAGGCCGAGCTCACGGCCTACGACCCGACCCTGCTGGAGAACGTCGCGCTGGTCGCCCTGAACAAGGTCGAACTGGTCGAGGCGGATCTGGCGACCATGGTCGAGGACGAACTGGCGACCCTGGGCCTGCCGGTGCTGAAGGTGAGTGCCAAGGAGGGCCTCGGCCTGGACGAACTGCGCGAGACCATCTTCCAGATGATGCCCGACCGGGAACTCTGGGCACAGCGCAACGCCCTGGAAATCGAGCCCAACATCGTCGTGGAGGCGCCGCTGACGGTGGTGTTCCGCGAAGACCCGCCGGCCCGCGGCGTGGGCATCGTCACCACCGGGCAGAACGAGCGCGTGTGGGAAGTCCACGGGGGCGGCTTCGAGGAACGCATCGTGCGCTTCTCGCGCTACCTGGAGGACGCCTCGGAGTACCTGGGCGGCGTCTTCAAGCGCCAGGGCCTGTACAACGCCCTGAAGCGTGCCGGCGCCCGCGAGGGCGACACGGTGGAGATCGGCCCACACCGCTTCGAATACTTCGACGAGGAAGAAGGGCGGAGCTGA
- the rpmA gene encoding 50S ribosomal protein L27, whose protein sequence is MAHKKGVGSSKNGRDSQPKMLGVKKFGGEKVLAGNILVRQRGTKFKAGPNVGMGRDHTLFALEHGKVVFTNRGRTGRFISIEVEQTEVAAD, encoded by the coding sequence ATGGCACACAAGAAAGGCGTAGGTTCCTCCAAGAACGGACGTGACAGCCAGCCCAAGATGCTGGGCGTCAAGAAGTTCGGCGGCGAGAAGGTGCTGGCCGGCAACATCCTGGTTCGCCAGCGCGGCACCAAGTTCAAGGCCGGCCCGAACGTGGGCATGGGCCGCGACCACACGCTGTTCGCCCTGGAGCACGGCAAGGTCGTGTTCACCAACCGTGGCCGCACCGGCCGCTTCATCTCCATCGAAGTCGAGCAGACCGAAGTCGCCGCCGACTGA
- the rplU gene encoding 50S ribosomal protein L21, which produces MFAIIQTGGKQYRVQEGDVLYVESLRGEAGEKMELKPLFVGGEKALFGDAVSNFVVSAEVVEHGRGPKIYIRKYKSGVQYRRRTGHRQDYTTIKILGIQG; this is translated from the coding sequence ATGTTTGCAATCATTCAGACGGGCGGGAAACAGTACCGCGTTCAGGAAGGCGACGTTCTGTACGTGGAGAGCCTGAGGGGCGAAGCGGGCGAGAAGATGGAACTCAAGCCCCTGTTCGTGGGCGGCGAGAAGGCTCTTTTCGGCGACGCCGTGAGCAACTTCGTGGTCAGTGCCGAAGTGGTCGAGCACGGCCGCGGCCCCAAGATCTACATCCGTAAGTACAAGAGCGGCGTGCAGTACCGCCGCCGCACCGGTCACCGCCAGGACTACACGACCATCAAGATCCTGGGCATTCAGGGTTAA
- a CDS encoding YkvA family protein yields MITRLRFVWRDALALLYALTDRRTPDRARWVAVLALLYALSPVDLLPDITPLLGYGDDVVVVPTLLALAARGLPLPVLNDARARSARLQRRLPWLLPALGGVLVLGAVLSVWGLIRLVGG; encoded by the coding sequence GTGATCACCCGTCTCCGGTTTGTCTGGCGCGACGCCCTGGCCCTGCTCTACGCCCTGACGGATCGCCGCACGCCCGACAGGGCCCGCTGGGTGGCGGTGCTGGCGCTCCTCTATGCCCTGAGTCCGGTCGATCTGCTGCCCGATATCACGCCCCTGCTGGGCTACGGCGACGACGTGGTGGTCGTGCCGACCCTTCTGGCGCTCGCGGCCCGCGGCCTGCCGCTGCCCGTGCTCAACGACGCCCGTGCCCGCAGCGCGCGGCTGCAGCGCCGACTGCCCTGGCTGCTGCCGGCACTGGGGGGAGTGCTGGTGCTGGGGGCCGTGCTGAGCGTGTGGGGCCTGATCCGGCTGGTGGGGGGCTGA
- a CDS encoding YbfB/YjiJ family MFS transporter, which produces MRPPATRQALLDMLALSLGGAVALGFARFAYALLLPVMRADLGWSFTLSGAMNAANALGYLLGALSATTLIGRAGLRRVFQAGMGLTALSLLACAATPSSVPLLLLRLLAGVGGALVFISGGGLAALAARAHPQRSATLLGVFYGGSGIGILLTAALLPPLLEVGWRGAWVALGLASVACLLLTLRTLGRLPERGQAAPAGHTRESLRPLRWAFAAYACFGVGYIAYMTFIVAFLRAAGAGGLVTVFWALLGACVVLSAFVWGPLAARAPGARAMSAQMLTLALGAVLPLLSTHPAALLLSGTLFGLSFLAVVTFTTILTRRALPEHAWARGIAAFTIIFALGQVGGPLLTGLLADSAGGLRLGLGVSAGVLLLGAGLALAQRSAAPSLSAAR; this is translated from the coding sequence GTGAGGCCGCCCGCCACCCGGCAGGCGCTGCTGGACATGCTGGCCCTGTCGCTGGGCGGAGCGGTCGCGCTGGGCTTCGCGCGCTTCGCCTACGCGCTGCTGCTGCCGGTCATGCGCGCCGACCTGGGCTGGTCGTTCACGCTCTCGGGGGCCATGAACGCCGCCAACGCCCTGGGCTACCTGCTGGGCGCCCTGAGCGCCACCACGCTGATCGGCCGCGCGGGGCTGCGGCGGGTCTTCCAGGCGGGAATGGGGCTCACGGCCCTGTCGCTGCTGGCCTGCGCGGCCACGCCCTCCAGCGTGCCCCTGCTCTTGCTGCGGCTGCTGGCGGGGGTGGGCGGCGCGCTGGTGTTCATCAGCGGGGGCGGGCTGGCGGCCCTGGCGGCGCGGGCACACCCCCAGCGCAGCGCCACGTTGCTGGGCGTGTTCTACGGCGGCTCGGGCATCGGCATCCTGCTCACGGCCGCGCTGCTGCCCCCGCTGCTGGAGGTGGGCTGGCGGGGCGCCTGGGTGGCGCTGGGGCTGGCGTCTGTGGCCTGTCTGCTGCTCACGCTCCGAACCCTCGGGCGCCTGCCGGAGCGCGGTCAGGCGGCGCCCGCCGGCCACACCCGCGAGTCCCTGCGGCCCCTTCGCTGGGCCTTCGCCGCCTACGCCTGCTTCGGCGTGGGGTACATCGCCTACATGACCTTCATCGTGGCCTTTCTGCGCGCCGCCGGGGCGGGCGGGCTGGTCACGGTGTTCTGGGCGCTGCTGGGCGCCTGCGTGGTGCTGAGTGCCTTCGTGTGGGGGCCGCTGGCGGCGCGGGCTCCCGGCGCGCGGGCCATGAGCGCGCAGATGCTCACGCTGGCGCTGGGCGCGGTTCTGCCGCTGCTGAGCACCCACCCCGCCGCGCTGCTGCTCTCCGGCACGCTGTTCGGCCTGAGCTTCCTGGCGGTCGTGACCTTCACGACCATCCTGACCCGGCGGGCCCTGCCCGAGCACGCCTGGGCACGCGGAATCGCGGCGTTTACCATCATCTTCGCGCTGGGGCAGGTGGGCGGCCCGCTGCTGACCGGCCTGCTGGCCGACAGCGCGGGCGGCCTGCGGCTGGGCCTGGGGGTCAGCGCCGGGGTACTCCTGCTGGGCGCCGGGCTGGCGCTGGCGCAGCGCAGTGCCGCCCCGTCTCTCAGCGCAGCACGTTGA
- a CDS encoding WD40 repeat domain-containing protein, whose translation MKPAALLFGLTLGLLGSGLPAPASALTLQTAKVYTAPGADVTHAAPLPGGRWAVSADNAVMVLDAGLRVQRAWHTLQGPVVALAVSPDGARIAAMTRSRWTVWAADTGERLDSGEAFSSSLGFGADGTLLVMYRGGLLSNALGTDPARFRAIDVGTGWEDFVASPDGQTAVLGNADLVRLVRLEDQQVLAEAELSGDGSGLGATFSPDGQSVVVRTGAEGLLLRAGEDVVELDGGEDMDVRSGSVYFPSEREFVYASFGEGQRYDAQTGEALGDTLALSTFGPVARGKGGPGDSAPFLALGRGVARFDPVKRTEQGRVGLPSGNTWLGAFLSDGRPLAGVDEFVNLGTGQAQKVGALDDLYDYDAQAGAIWTLNGTAVSVYRGGKVSTLATLDEDAGYDTLVASPDGSLAVASGYDGLAVLSARTGKVVKKLTSKALKVEDIHGAALSPDGRSLLVVPHEGHVLRVDLGSGKQTTAFRLPSGDEVLSVQVGAGGTLAAISSDDDSVSSLSLIRPGSATPFKTVALDGRVRQVRFSPDGKLIALLTDASENALQVYDAASGARLAQTGRFNTTTSLLAWAPGGKQLMVGAGLLGQAGSTTIFNVLR comes from the coding sequence ATGAAACCTGCCGCGCTGCTCTTCGGCCTCACGCTGGGCCTCCTCGGATCTGGCCTGCCCGCTCCGGCCTCCGCCCTGACCCTGCAGACCGCGAAGGTCTACACCGCCCCCGGCGCCGACGTGACCCACGCCGCGCCGCTGCCGGGCGGGCGCTGGGCCGTCTCGGCTGACAACGCGGTGATGGTGCTGGACGCGGGGCTCAGGGTGCAACGCGCCTGGCACACGCTGCAGGGCCCGGTCGTGGCGCTGGCGGTCAGCCCGGACGGCGCCCGGATCGCCGCCATGACCCGCAGCCGCTGGACGGTCTGGGCCGCCGACACGGGCGAGAGGCTGGACAGCGGCGAGGCGTTCTCGAGCAGCCTGGGGTTCGGCGCCGACGGCACCCTGCTGGTGATGTACCGGGGGGGCCTGCTGAGCAACGCGCTGGGCACCGACCCGGCCCGCTTCCGGGCCATCGACGTGGGCACCGGCTGGGAGGACTTTGTCGCTTCCCCGGACGGCCAGACCGCGGTGCTCGGGAACGCCGATCTGGTTCGGCTCGTGCGCCTGGAGGATCAGCAGGTGCTGGCAGAGGCGGAGCTGTCCGGCGACGGCTCCGGCCTGGGCGCGACCTTCAGCCCCGACGGCCAGAGCGTGGTCGTCCGCACGGGCGCCGAGGGGCTGCTGCTGCGCGCGGGTGAGGACGTGGTGGAGCTGGACGGCGGTGAGGACATGGACGTCCGCAGCGGCAGCGTGTACTTCCCCAGCGAGCGCGAGTTCGTGTACGCCTCCTTCGGTGAGGGCCAGCGCTACGACGCGCAGACCGGCGAGGCGCTGGGCGACACCCTGGCCCTCTCGACCTTCGGGCCGGTTGCGCGGGGAAAGGGCGGGCCGGGGGACAGCGCGCCGTTCCTGGCGCTGGGACGCGGCGTGGCCCGCTTCGACCCCGTGAAGCGCACGGAACAGGGCCGGGTGGGGCTGCCCTCCGGCAACACCTGGCTGGGCGCCTTCCTGAGCGACGGCCGCCCGCTCGCCGGGGTGGACGAGTTCGTGAACCTGGGCACGGGCCAGGCGCAGAAGGTCGGGGCGCTGGACGACCTCTACGACTACGACGCCCAGGCCGGCGCCATCTGGACACTGAACGGCACGGCGGTCAGCGTGTACCGGGGCGGCAAGGTCAGCACCCTGGCCACCCTGGACGAGGACGCCGGATACGACACCCTCGTCGCCTCGCCGGACGGCAGCCTGGCGGTCGCCAGCGGCTATGACGGCCTCGCGGTGCTCAGTGCCAGAACGGGCAAGGTGGTCAAGAAGCTGACCTCCAAGGCCCTCAAGGTGGAAGACATCCACGGCGCGGCGCTGAGCCCGGACGGCCGCAGCCTGCTGGTCGTGCCGCACGAGGGCCACGTCCTGCGCGTCGACCTGGGCAGCGGCAAACAGACCACTGCCTTCAGGCTGCCCTCGGGCGACGAGGTGCTGTCCGTGCAGGTCGGCGCCGGGGGCACGCTGGCCGCCATCTCCTCGGACGACGATTCGGTCAGCAGCCTGTCGCTGATCCGGCCCGGCAGCGCCACCCCCTTCAAGACCGTGGCGCTGGACGGCCGGGTGCGTCAGGTGCGCTTCAGTCCCGACGGCAAACTGATCGCGCTGCTGACTGACGCCAGCGAGAACGCCCTGCAGGTCTACGACGCCGCCAGTGGCGCCCGCCTCGCGCAGACCGGGCGATTCAACACCACCACCAGCCTGCTGGCCTGGGCGCCGGGCGGGAAGCAGCTCATGGTCGGCGCCGGGCTGCTGGGCCAGGCCGGCAGCACGACCATTTTCAACGTGCTGCGCTGA
- a CDS encoding glutamine--tRNA ligase/YqeY domain fusion protein: MTAPDPASIPTASAVSDAPRVAPNFITEIIERDLASGKYAQVVTRFPPEPSGYAHLGHVFASFLDFQTAAQYGGRYHLRMDDTNPDLATQEFVDVIAEDLRWLGWDWGEHFYYASDYFDRYYEYAEQLVLQGDAYVDSVSADEMARLRGDPRTPGTPSEYRERTPEENLDMLRRMKAGEFPDGSHVLRGKIDLASPNMKLRDPVLYRILRGNHYRQGTKWCIYPMYDFQHPLQDALEGVTHSMCSLEFVDNRAIYDWLMERLGFEPRPHQYEFGRRGLEYTMTSKRKLRRLIAEGVVNGWDDPRMPTLRAQRRLGVTPEAVRNFAAQIGVSRTNRTVDIAVYENAVRDDLNHRSPRVMAVLDPLRVTLGNLDAGQTLSLPYWPFDVVAGSPDGRVGRPDGERVAPEQAVRAVPLTRELYIEREDFNPEPPRGYKRLTPGGTVRLRGAGIIRADSFETDENGVVTGIRATLLGEDARAGGVIHWVSAERALAAEFRLYDRLFRVPNPEGERPGDLEPDFDPEGIGHEDETRGMDADFLRYLNPDSLRITRGYVEPSVARDPQDTRYQFERQGYFWRDPVDSREDALVFGRIITLKDAWAGAQKAEGRGQRAEGGRPKAEGKEPRVGGGEQKAETRVQSLSPEQEAEVGRLTGLGAAEADARTVARDPALLAFLAGAQTDGTFAQVVSWSVNDLAPGLRSGEVRVSAADLAPLAALLAAGSVTTRVARDVLARAAASGEAPAGIIEREGLGAGLSAEELAAAVQTVLAANPDKVEAFRAGKTALMGFFTGQVMRATGGKAEPGKVAEALGAALKG; encoded by the coding sequence ATGACTGCTCCCGACCCTGCCTCCATTCCCACGGCTTCCGCCGTATCGGATGCGCCCCGTGTGGCGCCCAATTTCATCACCGAGATCATCGAGCGCGACCTGGCCAGCGGCAAGTACGCCCAGGTCGTGACCCGCTTCCCGCCCGAGCCCAGCGGCTACGCGCACCTGGGGCACGTGTTCGCCTCGTTCCTGGACTTCCAGACCGCCGCCCAGTACGGCGGGCGCTACCACCTGCGGATGGACGACACCAACCCGGATCTCGCCACCCAGGAATTCGTGGACGTGATCGCCGAGGATCTGCGCTGGCTGGGCTGGGACTGGGGGGAGCACTTCTACTACGCCAGCGACTATTTCGACCGCTACTACGAGTACGCCGAACAGCTGGTGCTGCAGGGCGACGCCTACGTGGACTCTGTGAGCGCTGACGAGATGGCCCGCCTGCGCGGCGATCCCCGCACGCCCGGCACGCCCAGCGAGTACCGGGAGCGCACGCCGGAGGAGAACCTGGACATGCTGCGGCGCATGAAGGCCGGCGAGTTCCCGGACGGCTCGCACGTGCTGCGCGGCAAGATCGACCTGGCCAGCCCGAACATGAAACTGCGCGACCCGGTGCTCTACCGCATCCTGCGCGGCAACCACTACCGGCAGGGCACGAAGTGGTGCATCTATCCCATGTACGACTTCCAGCACCCGCTGCAGGACGCGCTGGAGGGCGTGACGCACTCGATGTGCTCGCTGGAGTTCGTGGACAACCGCGCCATCTACGACTGGCTGATGGAACGCCTGGGCTTCGAGCCGCGCCCCCACCAGTACGAGTTCGGCCGCCGGGGGCTGGAATACACCATGACCAGTAAGCGCAAGCTGCGCCGCCTGATCGCCGAGGGCGTGGTGAACGGCTGGGACGACCCCCGGATGCCCACCCTGCGGGCCCAGCGCCGCCTGGGCGTGACCCCGGAGGCCGTGCGGAACTTCGCCGCCCAGATCGGGGTGAGCCGCACCAACCGCACGGTGGACATCGCCGTGTACGAGAACGCCGTGCGCGACGACCTGAATCACCGCTCGCCGCGCGTCATGGCGGTGCTCGACCCGCTGAGGGTCACGCTGGGCAATCTGGACGCCGGGCAGACCCTGAGCCTCCCCTACTGGCCCTTCGACGTCGTGGCGGGCTCGCCCGACGGGCGGGTGGGGCGACCGGACGGCGAGCGGGTTGCGCCTGAACAGGCCGTGCGCGCGGTGCCCCTGACCCGCGAGCTGTACATCGAGCGCGAGGACTTCAACCCCGAGCCGCCCCGGGGCTACAAGCGCCTCACGCCGGGGGGGACGGTGCGCCTGCGCGGGGCGGGCATCATCCGGGCCGACTCCTTTGAGACGGACGAAAACGGAGTGGTCACGGGCATCCGGGCCACGCTGCTGGGCGAGGACGCCAGGGCCGGCGGGGTGATCCACTGGGTGAGTGCCGAGCGCGCCCTGGCGGCCGAATTCCGCCTCTACGACCGCCTCTTCCGGGTGCCCAACCCCGAGGGCGAGCGGCCAGGAGACCTGGAACCCGACTTCGACCCCGAAGGGATCGGTCATGAGGACGAGACCAGGGGGATGGACGCCGACTTCCTGCGCTACCTGAACCCGGACAGCCTGCGGATCACGCGCGGGTACGTGGAGCCCAGCGTGGCCCGCGACCCACAGGACACGCGCTACCAGTTCGAACGCCAGGGCTACTTCTGGCGCGACCCGGTGGACAGCCGCGAGGACGCGCTGGTGTTCGGGCGGATCATCACGCTGAAGGACGCCTGGGCGGGCGCGCAGAAGGCGGAGGGCAGGGGGCAGAGGGCAGAGGGCGGACGGCCAAAGGCGGAAGGTAAGGAGCCCAGGGTGGGGGGTGGGGAACAGAAGGCCGAGACCAGAGTGCAGAGCCTGAGCCCCGAGCAGGAGGCGGAGGTGGGCCGGCTCACCGGCCTGGGCGCGGCCGAGGCCGACGCGCGCACGGTGGCGCGTGACCCGGCGCTGCTGGCCTTCCTGGCCGGGGCGCAGACGGACGGCACCTTCGCTCAGGTGGTGTCGTGGTCGGTCAACGACCTGGCGCCGGGTTTACGGAGCGGGGAGGTGAGGGTCTCGGCGGCCGATCTGGCACCGCTGGCCGCCCTGCTGGCCGCCGGGAGCGTGACCACCCGTGTGGCCCGCGACGTCCTGGCGCGCGCCGCGGCGTCGGGTGAAGCGCCCGCTGGCATCATCGAGCGCGAGGGGCTGGGGGCGGGACTGAGCGCGGAGGAGCTGGCCGCCGCCGTGCAGACCGTCCTGGCGGCCAACCCCGACAAGGTGGAGGCTTTCCGCGCCGGTAAGACCGCGCTGATGGGCTTCTTCACTGGCCAGGTGATGCGGGCCACGGGCGGGAAGGCCGAGCCGGGGAAGGTGGCCGAGGCGCTGGGAGCGGCCCTGAAGGGCTGA